The following DNA comes from Bacillota bacterium.
GAAGGCTCGGTAGGCTGAGGGGAGAACAGGGCTATGGCGGACTTCCAGCCGGCTCTCCCCTTCCCGGAGCTCCCGCCCGGGGCAAGCCGCAAGGTGCGCCTGGCCGGTAGGGTGATCGCCCTGTGGAACACGGGGCAGGCGATTTTCGCCACGGATGACCTTTGCACCCATGAGCGGGCGAGCCTGAGCGAGGGCGACTTCGACCCCGACGCGGGCATCGTGGCCTGCCCGAAGCACGGCGCCCGCTTCGACCTCCGAACCGGCAAGGCGCTCACGCTGCCCGCCTATAGGCCGCTGCGCACCTACCCCGTTGAGGTGCGGGACGGGCAGATCGCGGTAAAGCTGGACCCGTAGAGGAGGGGTTGCCCGGGGCGACCCCTCTTGTGCCGGTGCGTGGGCACCTCTGCCATCACAACCCTTCCGCAGCACTACAGGAGTATCCATAGGCCCGCGGGGAATAGACTCCATAACGACCGCTGGCACCATAGGAACCGCACCGCACAGCTGAAAGCCGGGACTCGGGAGGCCACCGCATGAAGGCTTCACACAGAGCGACGCTTGCCCGTACCTGGAGTGAGCTCCTCAGGGAGCGGGTCCGCGGGCCGGTGCTGGACCACGAGCCGATGGCCTCGCATACCGCCTTCCGCATCGGCGGGCCTGCCGACGTGCTGGTCATCCCTGAAAGCCGCGACGACCTCGCCCGCGCTCTGGAGACGTGCCACCGTCACGGCCTTCCCGTCACCGTCATCGGCCGTGGCTCAAACCTCCTGGTCAGCGACGACGGCATCGAGGGCGTGGTCATCCAGATCGCCCGGGGGCTGTCCCGGGCCGAGTTCAACGGCACGACGCTGGAGGTCGAAGCCGGGGCGCCGCTTCCGGCCATGTCTTGGCAGGCGGCCATGCACGGGCTGTCGGGGCTGGAGTTCGGCGTCATGATCCCCGGGAGCGTCGGAGGCGGCATCGTCATGAACGCCGGCGCTCATCACCGAGCCATCGGTTCCGTGGTGGAAAGCGTGCTGTGCTTCGGGCCGGACGGGAGCGAGGTGCGCCTTTCGGCCGAGGATCTCCGGTTCGCGTACCGGCACAGCGTCCTTCAAAGCCGCCCTGACCTGGCGGTGGTGAGCGCCCGGCTCCAGCTTGCACCGCGGCCCGTCGAGGCCATCACGGCCGAGATGGAGTCGTACCTGGAGGCCCGGCGGCGCACGCAGCCCCTGGGCGAGCCCGGCGCCGGCAGCATCTTCAAGAACCCGCCGGGCGACTACGCCGGCCGCCTCATCGAGCAGGCCGGGCTGAAGGGCTGGCGCCGGGGCGACGTGGAGGTGTCGCCCATCCACGCCAACTTTATCGTGAACAAGGGCCGTGCCACGTGCGTCGAGATGCTCGACGCCATCCGCATGGTGCGCCGGCGCGTGCAGGAGGCGTTTGGCGTCACCCTCGAGCTCGAGGTGAAGGTCGTCGGCCGCTTCGTCAGCGCACCCCTGGAGTAGGTTGGGCGAGGGCCGCGCCTGATGAGGGGGCCTGGGACAGGCGGCTTGCCTGTTCCAGCACCCTCACCCGGGCCTGCCGCTCCAACGCCCTCGCCTCGGCCGCACAACCCAGGG
Coding sequences within:
- a CDS encoding non-heme iron oxygenase ferredoxin subunit, with amino-acid sequence MADFQPALPFPELPPGASRKVRLAGRVIALWNTGQAIFATDDLCTHERASLSEGDFDPDAGIVACPKHGARFDLRTGKALTLPAYRPLRTYPVEVRDGQIAVKLDP
- the murB gene encoding UDP-N-acetylmuramate dehydrogenase: MKASHRATLARTWSELLRERVRGPVLDHEPMASHTAFRIGGPADVLVIPESRDDLARALETCHRHGLPVTVIGRGSNLLVSDDGIEGVVIQIARGLSRAEFNGTTLEVEAGAPLPAMSWQAAMHGLSGLEFGVMIPGSVGGGIVMNAGAHHRAIGSVVESVLCFGPDGSEVRLSAEDLRFAYRHSVLQSRPDLAVVSARLQLAPRPVEAITAEMESYLEARRRTQPLGEPGAGSIFKNPPGDYAGRLIEQAGLKGWRRGDVEVSPIHANFIVNKGRATCVEMLDAIRMVRRRVQEAFGVTLELEVKVVGRFVSAPLE